The Clostridiales bacterium genomic sequence CCTTAATACTTATTACCATCGCCCGTCACCACTCGATGTCATACGCCGATTTTACGACCGAATTTTTCGTTACCTCGACGATCCTTCCGCTGTTCATTTTTATTACGGTGTCGGCGGTTTCGGCTATATTGCGGTTATGCGTAACCATTACCATGGTAAAGCCACGCTCGCGCTTGAGCTTTATCATATAATCGAGTACGCTCCGCCCCGTTTGCTCGTCGAGCGCGCCCGTCGGCTCGTCGGAGAAAAGCACGCGCGGATTTTTGGCGAGCGCGCGAGCAATGCACACGCGTTGCTGTTCCCCGCCCGAAAGCTCGCTAGGCTTAGCTTTAAGCCTGTCAGCAAGCCCTACGGCGGCTATCGTTTCGCGGTAGTCTTTATTACTCGCAAGGTCCGCACCCAGCCGCACGTTGTTTTCCACGTTCATGTGTTCGAGCAAGTAATATTGCTGAAATATGAACCCGACCGACTTACGGCGGAAAAAAGTGAGCTGTTTATCGGTCATAGCCGAAAGCTCCTGCCCGTCGCAGAACACGGTGCCGCTGTCCATCTTTTCCAGCCCCGAAAGCACGGACAAAAGCGTGGACTTACCCGAACCTGACGCGCCGAGAATGACGGCGAACTCGCCGTCCGCAATATCGACCGAAACGTCCTTTAATATCGGCTCGCCGCCATTGAACGATTTATATATCCCGTTGGCTTTTATCATTGTCTATTTACCGCCCTGCGT encodes the following:
- a CDS encoding ABC transporter ATP-binding protein, with the translated sequence MIKANGIYKSFNGGEPILKDVSVDIADGEFAVILGASGSGKSTLLSVLSGLEKMDSGTVFCDGQELSAMTDKQLTFFRRKSVGFIFQQYYLLEHMNVENNVRLGADLASNKDYRETIAAVGLADRLKAKPSELSGGEQQRVCIARALAKNPRVLFSDEPTGALDEQTGRSVLDYMIKLKRERGFTMVMVTHNRNIAETADTVIKMNSGRIVEVTKNSVVKSAYDIEW